A region of Shewanella psychromarinicola DNA encodes the following proteins:
- a CDS encoding DUF2325 domain-containing protein produces the protein MCDISATGTQAFNCFKGKRKLWELSAKLLCPVIGTCLTTSEIRKLAEKIVDKEQARKSDYWLHTWIVSNCDVKHHLSLTVQKHLDKKFTAAIKRFGLIKCRDELKPVWQQHIDRGSSAEALWALLTHPLCDLTIEDMAYETIHMLSHQIGAGQRADLKRLHTVEKELLELKKSSDKSQQKSHQTISSKEWQLDDLQQQLADIKADNLQLKEHCQRLERQGNNNAAALELKQLQNKVASQNTSLEILDKQKLQWQQKLQHSKDNILGLTQKLQLQRQESRSLEGLVKQSLSPCNRCSAASCTDCPDLKGLKILCVGGQPRMTEQYRELVSRCNGEFSHHDGGVEDRSKRLDAMLWSADAVICASDCISHDAYYRLKRFCKQHNKRHLYIPSSGISSFAKAMDDVANEISCVNL, from the coding sequence ATGTGTGATATCTCAGCCACTGGAACACAGGCATTTAATTGCTTTAAAGGTAAACGTAAACTGTGGGAGTTAAGCGCTAAACTGCTATGTCCGGTTATAGGTACCTGTTTGACGACATCTGAAATCCGTAAGCTGGCAGAAAAAATTGTCGATAAAGAACAGGCTCGAAAAAGTGATTACTGGCTACACACTTGGATCGTTTCCAACTGTGACGTTAAACATCACCTGTCTTTGACGGTACAAAAGCACCTAGATAAAAAATTCACTGCCGCTATCAAGCGTTTTGGTCTGATTAAATGCCGCGATGAGCTCAAACCAGTCTGGCAGCAACATATAGATCGAGGATCCAGCGCCGAAGCCCTATGGGCACTGTTAACGCACCCTTTGTGTGATCTGACTATTGAGGACATGGCCTATGAAACCATTCATATGTTGTCCCACCAAATTGGGGCTGGCCAGCGTGCCGATCTGAAACGTCTACACACTGTTGAAAAGGAGCTGTTAGAACTGAAAAAATCGTCAGATAAAAGTCAGCAAAAATCCCATCAGACGATCTCTAGTAAAGAGTGGCAGCTAGATGATCTACAACAACAGCTGGCTGATATTAAGGCGGACAATTTGCAACTTAAAGAGCACTGCCAGCGCCTAGAACGGCAAGGAAATAATAATGCAGCGGCGCTTGAACTAAAGCAGCTACAGAACAAAGTGGCGAGTCAAAATACCTCGCTCGAGATTTTAGATAAACAGAAACTGCAGTGGCAGCAAAAACTACAACACAGTAAAGATAACATTTTGGGTTTAACTCAAAAATTGCAGCTACAGAGGCAAGAATCCCGATCGCTAGAGGGGTTAGTAAAGCAGAGTCTGTCTCCCTGTAATAGATGCAGTGCGGCTTCTTGCACCGATTGTCCAGATCTTAAGGGTCTGAAAATTTTATGTGTTGGTGGCCAGCCGCGCATGACTGAACAATACAGGGAGCTGGTGTCTCGTTGTAATGGCGAATTCAGCCATCATGATGGCGGCGTCGAAGACCGTAGCAAGCGCTTAGATGCCATGTTGTGGTCTGCCGATGCGGTTATTTGCGCCTCCGATTGCATCAGTCACGACGCCTACTACAGATTGAAGCGATTCTGTAAGCAACATAATAAGCGTCACTTGTACATCCCCTCCTCTGGCATATCAAGCTTTGCTAAAGCGATGGATGATGTGGCCAATGAAATAAGCTGCGTCAACTTATAA
- a CDS encoding IS630 family transposase — translation MEQKIDLEALHDESRDGRVRDRIKAVLLRSEGWSTPMIAQALRLHETSIVRHIDDYVSKNKLAPENGGSRPYLSETQTDEVMAHLMLNTYRCSYEIIEYIWRNHGLRFSIPGLNKWLHQHNFSYKYPKGVPHKFDEKKQADFIEQYTKLKSEVVDEPILFMDAMHPTQATKVSCGWIKTGHDKAIETTGSRTRLNLVGAIDLNDLAAAQVKRYDKVNGETIQHFFEEIRAYNGSDKRIHLILDGAGYHRAQVVKNKAKELNIELHYLPPYSPNLNPIERLWKVMNEHVRNNKYFATAKEFRDKIDEFFSQTLPQIGDILGSRINDHFQVLKHAP, via the coding sequence ATCGAGCAAAAAATAGATCTTGAAGCCCTTCACGACGAGAGTCGAGATGGGCGTGTTCGTGATCGAATTAAAGCCGTTTTACTTCGCTCTGAAGGCTGGTCAACACCGATGATAGCTCAGGCCTTACGACTGCATGAAACAAGTATCGTTAGGCATATTGATGATTACGTCAGTAAAAATAAGTTAGCACCTGAAAATGGAGGTTCACGACCTTATTTGAGTGAAACACAAACTGATGAGGTTATGGCTCACCTGATGTTAAACACTTATCGCTGCTCGTATGAAATCATTGAGTACATATGGAGAAACCATGGGCTGCGCTTCTCTATCCCAGGTTTAAATAAATGGCTTCATCAGCATAACTTTAGCTACAAATATCCTAAAGGCGTCCCTCATAAGTTTGATGAAAAAAAGCAAGCCGATTTTATTGAGCAGTACACTAAGTTAAAGTCTGAAGTAGTTGATGAGCCTATATTGTTTATGGATGCTATGCATCCAACTCAAGCGACAAAAGTAAGTTGTGGCTGGATAAAAACAGGGCATGACAAAGCGATAGAAACAACGGGTAGCCGGACTCGATTAAATCTAGTTGGTGCAATTGATTTGAATGACTTAGCTGCCGCTCAAGTGAAGCGTTACGATAAAGTGAATGGTGAAACTATTCAGCATTTTTTCGAGGAGATAAGAGCGTATAACGGCAGTGATAAGCGAATTCATTTAATTTTAGATGGTGCAGGTTATCACCGAGCACAAGTCGTAAAGAATAAAGCAAAAGAGCTTAATATTGAGCTTCATTACCTCCCGCCTTACAGCCCCAATTTAAACCCAATAGAACGTTTGTGGAAGGTAATGAATGAGCATGTGAGAAATAACAAATATTTTGCAACGGCGAAAGAATTCAGGGATAAAATTGATGAATTTTTTAGTCAAACACTTCCCCAGATAGGTGATATTTTAGGAAGTAGAATTAATGACCATTTTCAGGTGTTAAAACATGCACCTTGA
- the tnpA gene encoding IS66 family insertion sequence element accessory protein TnpA, whose translation MNQSQKHDHWTQILTEFKQSQLPIKQFCTERSIHYQTLYYWVKKLKSKEARQQVQPIVFDQESADVVVLLLPNGIRAELPSMLSQTQIKHWVAALL comes from the coding sequence ATGAATCAATCGCAAAAACATGACCACTGGACTCAAATACTGACTGAGTTCAAACAAAGCCAGTTACCGATTAAACAATTTTGTACTGAGCGGTCAATCCACTATCAAACACTTTACTATTGGGTCAAAAAACTCAAGAGTAAAGAGGCCAGGCAACAAGTTCAGCCAATTGTCTTTGACCAGGAAAGTGCTGATGTCGTGGTGCTATTATTACCTAACGGTATTCGCGCTGAACTTCCTTCTATGCTCAGTCAAACACAAATCAAACATTGGGTTGCAGCACTACTATGA
- the tnpB gene encoding IS66 family insertion sequence element accessory protein TnpB (TnpB, as the term is used for proteins encoded by IS66 family insertion elements, is considered an accessory protein, since TnpC, encoded by a neighboring gene, is a DDE family transposase.), producing MTPTGNVYLVSGVTDMRKSIDGLSLIVAGTLEMDPFSQAWFIFCNRQRDKLKILFWDTNGFWLYYRRLEKGHFKWPTPQYDGAIHITKQQLHWLLSGLMLDNPKAHRPIYGLEV from the coding sequence ATGACTCCCACTGGTAACGTGTATTTAGTGTCAGGTGTCACCGACATGCGAAAGTCGATTGATGGATTGTCATTAATCGTCGCCGGCACACTTGAGATGGACCCTTTTAGTCAGGCTTGGTTTATCTTTTGTAATCGACAGCGTGACAAACTCAAAATCTTATTTTGGGATACCAACGGGTTTTGGCTTTATTATCGCCGTCTTGAAAAAGGCCATTTTAAATGGCCCACACCTCAATATGATGGCGCTATTCATATCACTAAGCAGCAATTACACTGGTTATTATCGGGATTAATGTTAGATAATCCCAAGGCACATCGACCGATTTATGGGCTAGAAGTGTAA
- a CDS encoding type II toxin-antitoxin system RelE/ParE family toxin, which produces MAIKSFSHKGLKNYFYDNNAKGLNPNHVQKIGFILDAIDSSHHPQDLKVLYLNQFSEKKGSGEGVYSIEINGNWRITFQIKDEGAILLDYVDYHGKKIKAR; this is translated from the coding sequence TTGGCAATCAAAAGTTTTTCACATAAAGGACTTAAAAATTACTTTTATGACAACAATGCAAAAGGGCTAAATCCAAATCATGTTCAAAAGATTGGGTTTATATTAGATGCAATAGATTCATCTCACCACCCCCAAGACCTAAAGGTTTTGTATCTAAATCAATTTTCTGAGAAGAAAGGGTCAGGTGAAGGGGTTTACAGTATTGAGATTAACGGTAACTGGCGGATAACCTTTCAAATAAAAGATGAAGGCGCCATATTGCTTGATTACGTCGATTATCACGGCAAAAAAATCAAAGCCCGTTAG
- a CDS encoding HigA family addiction module antitoxin gives MIGTFYLSILGEEMRQIRKPSHPGEFFKFTVLDDRGISITSAAGHLGVTRKALSEFVNGKAKCSHAMARRLAESTGTGVAIWINMQAKLDTWEAENMDKPVNITALPEARVA, from the coding sequence ATGATAGGTACATTTTATCTCTCGATTTTAGGAGAAGAAATGAGACAGATTAGAAAACCTTCACATCCAGGTGAATTTTTCAAATTCACTGTTCTAGATGATAGAGGGATATCTATAACGTCGGCAGCAGGACACTTAGGTGTTACCAGAAAGGCGTTAAGTGAATTTGTTAATGGGAAAGCCAAATGCTCCCACGCTATGGCTAGACGTTTAGCTGAGTCAACAGGGACTGGGGTAGCTATTTGGATTAACATGCAAGCTAAGCTTGATACTTGGGAAGCTGAAAATATGGATAAGCCTGTAAATATTACTGCTCTTCCAGAAGCTCGCGTAGCGTAG
- the tnpA gene encoding IS66 family insertion sequence element accessory protein TnpA, translating to MATRSHEDWAALIQQQSASGLTISAFCRQHKLSVSGFYARKADIAKTNSQPIAPFVMATLTSPTAMTTQTQPSASAQAIHFQHHTGLWTFPSTLPPRYLLEIIKGLQAC from the coding sequence ATGGCTACACGTTCACATGAAGATTGGGCTGCTTTGATACAACAGCAATCCGCTAGCGGCTTAACTATTAGCGCTTTTTGCCGTCAGCATAAGCTCAGTGTCAGCGGATTTTACGCCCGCAAAGCGGATATAGCTAAAACAAACAGTCAACCGATAGCGCCGTTTGTTATGGCCACTTTGACCTCGCCGACAGCTATGACAACCCAAACTCAACCTTCCGCTTCAGCCCAGGCTATCCATTTTCAGCATCATACAGGGTTATGGACTTTCCCCAGCACCTTGCCCCCACGCTACCTGCTGGAGATTATTAAAGGCTTACAAGCATGCTGA
- the tnpB gene encoding IS66 family insertion sequence element accessory protein TnpB (TnpB, as the term is used for proteins encoded by IS66 family insertion elements, is considered an accessory protein, since TnpC, encoded by a neighboring gene, is a DDE family transposase.): protein MLMFQELPSVYLHRAPVDFRKSINGLAVIVEQQLSLQATDGSVFVFCNKSRDKLKILYWDSTGFALQTYLSIGNLAGVYRQN, encoded by the coding sequence ATGCTGATGTTTCAAGAGCTTCCCAGTGTTTATCTGCACCGTGCACCGGTGGATTTTCGTAAATCGATAAATGGCTTAGCGGTTATCGTTGAGCAGCAATTATCCTTACAAGCCACCGACGGCAGTGTGTTTGTCTTTTGTAATAAAAGCCGTGATAAATTAAAAATCCTCTACTGGGATAGCACCGGCTTTGCACTACAAACGTATTTGAGCATTGGCAACTTGGCAGGTGTATATCGACAAAACTAG
- a CDS encoding IS66 family transposase — MALFKQWLDKSAQQVSKQSQLGKAIHYSFNQWSKLSRYAEDSRLNIDNNRAERTVKPFVIGRNYVQFPVMLSSAL; from the coding sequence TTGGCGTTATTTAAGCAATGGCTGGATAAATCAGCGCAGCAAGTATCAAAACAAAGCCAACTAGGCAAAGCCATTCATTACAGCTTCAATCAATGGTCAAAGCTGAGCCGTTACGCAGAAGATAGTCGCCTCAATATCGACAATAACCGTGCTGAACGGACAGTAAAACCGTTTGTGATAGGGCGAAATTATGTGCAGTTCCCCGTTATGTTAAGTAGTGCTCTATAG
- a CDS encoding IS66 family transposase: MTYILHQHLLTQAVQHADETMLRVINDERVKSYMWVYCAGAGGPSIEPRYQGLRSIVLYDYQDGSRAGNCVSRFLATEQTVFNDYLQVDGYAAYQQASNKLVGCSA; this comes from the coding sequence ATCACATACATACTCCACCAACATCTGTTAACGCAAGCGGTACAGCACGCCGATGAAACTATGCTCAGAGTGATTAACGATGAGCGTGTAAAATCCTATATGTGGGTGTATTGCGCTGGCGCGGGTGGGCCAAGTATTGAGCCTCGATATCAAGGTTTACGCAGCATCGTACTGTACGACTATCAAGACGGTAGCCGCGCAGGCAACTGCGTGAGCCGTTTTCTGGCCACCGAGCAAACGGTATTTAATGATTATTTACAGGTTGATGGCTACGCAGCTTATCAGCAGGCCAGCAATAAACTGGTAGGCTGCTCGGCTTAG
- a CDS encoding heavy metal translocating P-type ATPase, whose translation MIDLVVKHHLSGRIRFKVAALINFPDIEEWIKQSLLAIQGIRDVRINQAAASIVVHYDSQLLHVETLEARLSQLDFTQADQTEIEHQYTRGDIAMNIIGTLSTALLPNKWGALTTATLVAPTLFEGINEIKEKRISVEVLDAIAVGLSVWRGDYKTAMVTQSLISLGEYMEQKTCRNSDQLLAELMHPQQSVVWRVDESGKSQVSSDDLKADDIIELAPGDAIPVDGVVISGVALINQSALTGENVPIRREVDAIVYSGTSVYEGTIKVRVEKVGSEATTAKIAQLIYDSLSEKSETQQVTQDMADRRVKITLGVGAAVFALTQDINRVASVFLVDYSCALKLSTPVTFKSIMYRAAQNGILLKGGSAIEKIVKVDTCVFDKTGTLTYGDMEVTDVVPFNQNNDARDLLAIAASVEEHSNHPLSQSVLNAAKHNKLPHIEHGEVEYVIAHGLKSTLNGHCLVMGSRHFLEIHENVDFTPFEAQIRELEEIGRHLVFISHQGKLIGMLGLRDHLREDVEKTLNKLRHLGIKELVMISGDRAYKAQTLANELKLDRVYAEATPESKASIIEQLKQAGKTVMFIGDGVNDAPALTAADVGIAMCKGTELARQAADVVLLKDKLYGVAEARQLAQIAMSMINSNIKAAEYINSGIMLAAALGMLSPAMSALLHNGTTLAILARSAALKNA comes from the coding sequence ATGATCGATTTGGTCGTTAAGCACCACCTGTCAGGGCGAATACGTTTCAAAGTAGCAGCACTGATTAACTTTCCCGATATTGAAGAGTGGATCAAGCAAAGCTTATTGGCTATTCAAGGGATTCGTGACGTGCGAATCAATCAGGCAGCAGCTTCCATTGTCGTGCATTATGATTCGCAATTATTGCATGTGGAGACCCTTGAAGCACGTTTATCACAACTTGATTTTACCCAAGCAGATCAGACTGAAATAGAGCATCAATATACGCGTGGGGATATTGCCATGAATATTATTGGCACTCTTTCAACCGCTTTATTACCAAATAAATGGGGAGCTTTAACAACTGCAACACTTGTAGCACCGACCCTCTTTGAAGGTATTAATGAAATAAAAGAAAAACGTATTTCTGTTGAGGTTCTAGATGCAATTGCCGTCGGTTTATCCGTCTGGCGAGGGGACTATAAAACAGCCATGGTCACGCAAAGCTTAATCAGTTTAGGTGAGTACATGGAACAGAAAACCTGCCGAAACAGTGATCAACTACTGGCAGAACTCATGCACCCTCAACAGTCTGTAGTTTGGCGAGTTGACGAATCAGGAAAAAGCCAAGTTAGCTCTGATGACCTTAAGGCTGATGATATTATCGAGCTTGCACCTGGCGATGCAATCCCTGTCGATGGTGTAGTCATATCCGGTGTGGCACTTATCAATCAATCAGCTCTAACGGGTGAGAACGTACCTATTCGACGAGAAGTTGATGCTATCGTTTATTCAGGCACCAGCGTATATGAAGGCACAATAAAAGTCCGAGTCGAAAAAGTCGGAAGTGAAGCCACAACGGCTAAAATAGCACAGTTAATTTACGATTCACTAAGTGAAAAAAGTGAAACTCAGCAAGTCACTCAAGACATGGCTGATCGCCGAGTTAAGATAACCTTAGGAGTAGGTGCTGCAGTATTTGCCCTAACCCAAGATATTAATCGCGTGGCTTCAGTATTTCTGGTCGATTATTCCTGTGCACTAAAACTAAGTACTCCTGTAACGTTTAAATCAATTATGTATCGTGCAGCACAAAACGGGATTTTACTCAAAGGCGGAAGTGCAATCGAAAAGATCGTCAAGGTCGATACTTGCGTGTTTGATAAAACAGGCACATTAACTTATGGCGATATGGAAGTAACAGATGTAGTACCATTTAACCAAAACAACGATGCCCGTGATTTATTGGCAATTGCAGCGTCCGTAGAAGAGCACAGTAATCACCCATTATCGCAATCTGTGTTAAATGCAGCAAAACACAATAAACTCCCACACATCGAACACGGTGAAGTGGAATATGTTATTGCCCATGGCCTTAAAAGTACCCTCAACGGGCATTGTCTTGTAATGGGTAGCCGTCATTTCCTTGAAATTCATGAAAATGTTGATTTCACTCCCTTTGAAGCTCAAATTCGTGAACTTGAAGAGATAGGACGTCATTTGGTGTTTATTTCCCATCAAGGTAAGCTAATCGGGATGCTCGGCTTACGTGATCATTTACGTGAAGATGTAGAAAAAACCCTAAACAAGTTACGTCATTTAGGTATTAAAGAGTTAGTGATGATCTCTGGCGACCGTGCCTATAAAGCTCAGACTCTCGCAAATGAACTTAAGCTTGATCGAGTTTATGCCGAAGCCACACCTGAAAGTAAAGCAAGTATTATTGAACAACTTAAACAAGCTGGTAAAACAGTGATGTTTATTGGTGATGGCGTCAATGATGCACCCGCATTAACGGCTGCGGATGTAGGGATTGCTATGTGTAAAGGCACTGAGTTAGCAAGACAAGCTGCTGATGTAGTATTACTAAAAGATAAGCTTTATGGTGTAGCTGAAGCACGCCAATTGGCACAAATTGCGATGTCGATGATCAATTCAAACATTAAGGCCGCTGAATATATTAACAGTGGTATTATGCTAGCAGCAGCCCTCGGAATGCTAAGTCCCGCGATGAGTGCACTACTTCATAACGGCACCACTCTCGCGATCCTTGCTCGTTCCGCGGCATTAAAGAATGCCTAA
- a CDS encoding YtxH domain-containing protein, which translates to MNNKHPYPPYYSYLQGEVKQASTYKQQNSKTHFAMGLAAGTAVAYLLSNKKFQQGVTSTGEKAWSAVRGEVEELKERLEDTQAELDYYRNLNKGEK; encoded by the coding sequence ATGAATAATAAACACCCTTATCCACCTTATTACAGTTATCTACAAGGTGAAGTTAAACAGGCATCTACCTACAAACAACAAAATAGCAAGACCCACTTTGCTATGGGTCTTGCAGCTGGTACTGCCGTTGCTTACTTATTATCTAATAAAAAATTCCAGCAAGGTGTCACCTCAACAGGTGAAAAGGCATGGTCAGCTGTACGCGGTGAAGTCGAAGAGTTAAAAGAGCGTCTAGAAGATACACAAGCAGAATTAGATTACTACCGTAACTTAAATAAAGGCGAAAAATGA
- a CDS encoding magnetosome protein MamC has protein sequence MSNSSDKLITSHRAMLIGAMAGGGASLANQWRDHQNGALETNDVVLNAAKSAIKAGAISGASTYIAEKMAGRPVLSLFTILSVGAASLYMMDQISEGKEI, from the coding sequence ATGAGTAATTCATCAGACAAATTAATCACAAGCCACCGAGCTATGCTCATCGGAGCAATGGCCGGCGGTGGTGCTTCATTAGCCAACCAATGGCGCGATCATCAAAATGGAGCATTAGAAACCAATGATGTCGTCCTAAATGCGGCAAAATCAGCAATTAAGGCGGGAGCGATCAGTGGAGCATCTACCTATATAGCCGAAAAGATGGCCGGTCGGCCAGTACTATCTTTGTTCACAATACTAAGTGTGGGCGCAGCTAGTTTATACATGATGGATCAAATTTCAGAAGGAAAAGAAATATGA
- a CDS encoding HMA2 domain-containing protein, which yields MFITNSNANDNYYQQNSTKIDSAQRKLNYQLITIYNALLSTYISVMKNKIKKVLKIRRWLTLAHHIPGRIRLKYKMGLMAHLVTIKVTDIEQALADIPAFKNYKINKDTGSILIEYDTGIIKPELINQLFSESEVNVQQACLNIVASLNMDGINDE from the coding sequence GTGTTCATAACTAACTCAAATGCAAACGACAATTATTATCAACAAAATAGCACCAAAATTGATTCAGCGCAAAGAAAACTCAATTACCAATTAATCACTATTTACAACGCCCTCCTTTCTACATATATTTCTGTGATGAAAAATAAAATTAAAAAAGTATTAAAAATAAGACGTTGGTTAACGTTAGCGCACCATATTCCAGGACGTATCAGACTTAAATATAAAATGGGTCTTATGGCTCATTTGGTGACCATAAAAGTCACTGATATTGAGCAAGCGTTAGCCGATATACCAGCGTTTAAAAATTATAAAATAAATAAAGATACAGGTAGCATTCTGATTGAATACGATACTGGCATCATCAAACCGGAATTGATCAACCAGTTGTTTTCAGAATCAGAGGTTAACGTGCAACAAGCTTGTTTAAATATTGTTGCAAGTCTTAATATGGATGGAATAAATGATGAGTGA
- a CDS encoding HMA2 domain-containing protein — MNTYIHKTSQRLRIRSDYIRHNQKSVMALIKQLQEIDAVTNIKHKYHAGSVAIYFDRKELDCDSLLEILETHEWTKSDEKPSFIENAVINGTKTLTRGLATMVLKRLVGPSVSRMMISF, encoded by the coding sequence ATGAACACATATATTCACAAAACATCCCAACGATTACGCATCAGATCCGACTATATCCGTCATAATCAAAAGTCTGTCATGGCATTGATTAAACAATTGCAAGAAATAGATGCGGTCACGAATATTAAGCATAAATATCATGCAGGTTCAGTAGCAATTTATTTTGATCGAAAAGAGCTTGACTGTGACAGTTTGTTAGAGATTTTAGAGACACATGAGTGGACTAAAAGTGATGAAAAACCTTCATTTATTGAAAACGCGGTTATTAACGGTACAAAAACGCTAACTAGAGGTTTAGCCACCATGGTATTAAAACGTTTAGTTGGTCCCTCCGTTAGTCGTATGATGATAAGTTTTTGA
- a CDS encoding transposase produces the protein MNSATKTLNFPSLTADLLNQVNLNIDNTFSSTWKSIGFNIMLRQANFAKRSGTPVGDVTYLLMLWVWLKVDSVAMFSRDALLSFSAAKKDALYDLLNREDLDWRKLQLLTAKKVLKASGKSKLSAFVIDDTVKTRCGKKMPGVSSHFDHLTSRCVMGQQAVTLGVANDEQFVPVDNEILISQIKEQALDYKFNDGRSIAAKRYQKSKFQTKPEMVCDMIARAIRGGINADYFLADAWFATKHILRMTIEHSLIAIVRMKKNKMKYRLTINGTTHLLCAKELHKQHVKGQWQPFNHVPYQSKSIVVELNIASSDKQPTQWVKVKLLFVRSVNETKQQASQHDWALFLTTDSQLEDEKILEVYALRWGIEVYFKEAKQKLGFLK, from the coding sequence ATGAACTCTGCCACAAAGACCTTGAACTTCCCATCATTAACCGCTGATTTACTGAATCAAGTAAACCTTAATATTGACAATACTTTCAGCTCTACTTGGAAGAGCATTGGTTTTAACATCATGTTACGTCAAGCTAACTTTGCTAAGCGCTCAGGTACGCCCGTTGGTGATGTTACCTATCTTTTAATGCTTTGGGTTTGGCTAAAAGTAGACTCTGTTGCCATGTTTTCAAGGGATGCATTATTAAGTTTTTCAGCGGCTAAAAAAGACGCGTTATATGATCTACTTAACCGCGAAGATTTAGATTGGCGAAAGCTACAGCTATTGACCGCTAAAAAAGTACTTAAGGCTAGCGGTAAAAGCAAGCTCAGCGCCTTTGTTATTGACGATACCGTAAAAACAAGGTGTGGTAAAAAGATGCCAGGCGTATCGAGTCACTTCGATCACTTAACTTCTCGTTGCGTGATGGGTCAGCAAGCCGTAACGTTAGGTGTTGCGAATGATGAACAATTTGTTCCCGTTGATAATGAAATATTAATCAGCCAAATTAAGGAGCAAGCGTTAGACTATAAGTTTAATGATGGTCGCAGTATTGCAGCAAAACGTTACCAGAAATCAAAGTTCCAAACTAAGCCTGAAATGGTGTGTGACATGATAGCGCGAGCAATTCGCGGTGGTATTAATGCGGATTACTTTTTAGCAGATGCATGGTTTGCGACAAAGCATATATTGAGAATGACTATTGAGCACTCACTCATAGCGATAGTCAGAATGAAAAAGAATAAGATGAAATATCGCCTAACTATCAACGGCACTACTCACTTACTTTGTGCAAAAGAACTACACAAACAACATGTCAAAGGCCAGTGGCAACCCTTTAATCATGTGCCTTATCAAAGTAAATCCATTGTTGTTGAGCTGAACATCGCAAGCTCAGATAAACAGCCAACTCAATGGGTTAAAGTTAAATTGCTCTTTGTTCGTTCAGTCAATGAAACCAAGCAGCAAGCAAGTCAACATGATTGGGCGCTATTTTTAACGACGGATAGTCAACTTGAAGACGAAAAAATACTTGAGGTCTATGCGTTGCGTTGGGGAATTGAAGTTTACTTCAAAGAAGCGAAACAAAAGCTAGGTTTTTTAAAATAG